A stretch of the Candidatus Omnitrophota bacterium genome encodes the following:
- the amrS gene encoding AmmeMemoRadiSam system radical SAM enzyme, translated as MFFKNLDGCIQCRLCAHYCRIKPGAFGICGQRKNTDGRLFTFAYGEAAAANIDPVEKKPLYHFLPKTMTFSIAAYGCNFKCMFCQNWQISQQTARYPKAPASLAPYEIVKAAKESACASISYTYTEPTVFFEYSYETAKLAKQEGLYNIYVTNGYMSKEALDTISPYLDAANIDLKSFNENFYRNLCGASLKPVLDTIERMKAKGIWIEITTLLIPGKNDSYDELRDMASFLAGIDKNMPWHISRFHPDYKMLDDVITPVEIMEEARLIGAGQGLKNIYLGNV; from the coding sequence ATGTTTTTCAAAAATCTTGACGGCTGTATCCAATGCCGTCTCTGCGCCCATTATTGCAGGATAAAACCCGGCGCGTTCGGAATATGCGGACAGAGAAAAAATACAGACGGCAGGCTTTTCACATTTGCTTATGGCGAAGCGGCGGCGGCGAATATAGACCCGGTTGAGAAAAAACCGCTTTATCATTTCTTACCTAAAACAATGACATTCTCCATTGCCGCGTACGGGTGTAATTTTAAATGCATGTTCTGTCAAAACTGGCAAATATCCCAGCAAACGGCCCGATACCCTAAAGCGCCGGCAAGCCTTGCCCCTTACGAGATAGTAAAAGCGGCAAAAGAGTCCGCCTGCGCGTCCATTTCTTACACATATACGGAACCTACGGTATTCTTTGAATACTCTTATGAGACAGCCAAACTGGCAAAGCAAGAGGGCCTGTATAACATATACGTTACCAACGGATATATGAGCAAAGAGGCCCTTGATACCATAAGCCCCTATCTTGACGCCGCGAATATTGATCTGAAATCTTTTAATGAAAATTTTTACCGAAACCTTTGCGGGGCGAGCCTCAAACCCGTGCTTGACACCATAGAGAGGATGAAGGCTAAAGGCATATGGATAGAAATAACAACCCTTCTTATCCCCGGTAAAAACGATTCTTACGATGAACTGCGCGATATGGCCTCTTTTTTAGCCGGCATTGATAAAAACATGCCCTGGCACATAAGCAGGTTTCATCCCGATTACAAAATGCTTGATGATGTTATTACACCTGTAGAGATAATGGAAGAGGCAAGGCTAATAGGCGCGGGGCAGGGCCTTAAAAATATTTATCTTGGCAATGTGTGA
- a CDS encoding Maf family protein, giving the protein MKTVILASGSKRRSQILFSCGIRHKIHITNAEEAHCQNRPLRWNVTENARRKALACAKIHKNNIIIAADTLVMSGKKLIGKPEGKEEAKKLFRDFSGKKLAICSGVCVLDTPSGKKACGAETSYLYAQKLRQEELVRYFNALKPYDKAGGFSIEGIGSILYDDIRGSYFNILGLPMGLLNKLFEKIGLNILDFCKARGRGLHS; this is encoded by the coding sequence ATGAAAACCGTAATCCTGGCATCAGGTTCAAAGAGGCGGTCTCAAATACTTTTTTCCTGCGGGATACGGCACAAAATTCATATTACCAATGCCGAAGAGGCCCATTGTCAAAACCGCCCGTTACGATGGAATGTGACGGAAAACGCCCGTAGAAAAGCCCTTGCCTGCGCTAAAATACACAAAAATAATATCATTATCGCGGCAGATACCCTTGTCATGTCGGGCAAAAAGCTCATAGGCAAGCCGGAGGGCAAAGAAGAGGCAAAAAAACTTTTCCGTGATTTCAGCGGTAAGAAACTGGCCATCTGCTCCGGAGTCTGCGTTTTGGATACGCCTTCCGGTAAAAAAGCGTGCGGGGCAGAAACAAGTTATTTATACGCCCAAAAGCTCCGGCAAGAAGAGCTTGTCAGGTATTTTAACGCCTTAAAACCATATGACAAGGCTGGAGGATTTTCAATAGAAGGCATAGGATCAATACTTTATGACGATATCAGGGGTTCGTATTTCAATATTTTAGGCCTGCCTATGGGGCTCTTGAACAAACTTTTTGAAAAGATAGGGCTTAATATTCTTGATTTCTGTAAAGCGCGCGGGCGCGGACTTCATTCATAG
- a CDS encoding cupin domain-containing protein, with the protein MREIEVSQPSEDEIQKLDIGKWSPWECQPSQFQRTYDKEEWFFLIEGKAVIRTEKGGEIIITKGDLVKLPKGIVCAWQVVESIRKVYTFK; encoded by the coding sequence ATGCGTGAAATTGAAGTTTCACAGCCTTCAGAGGACGAAATACAAAAACTTGACATAGGTAAATGGAGCCCATGGGAATGCCAGCCTTCCCAATTCCAGAGAACATACGATAAAGAGGAATGGTTTTTTTTAATAGAGGGTAAGGCCGTAATAAGAACCGAAAAAGGCGGGGAAATAATCATCACAAAAGGCGACCTGGTAAAATTACCTAAAGGCATAGTATGCGCCTGGCAGGTAGTGGAAAGCATCCGCAAGGTCTATACCTTTAAATAA
- a CDS encoding NAD(P)H-hydrate epimerase: MREPLFHKPKKLLTKSQARAIDKKTINTYGIPAAILMENAGVAIAAAVFDIIQKSDKNKGAVSVCIFCGKGNNGGDGLVCARYLLSAGYDVNIYLMCQKAQVRGISYFNLLALKRINRNIHEILTSRDINTLKKPAHSDIIIDAVFGTGFNGKAEGIYKDVITLINKSPAYTISADIPSGLDADSGKKRAEAVKADMTVTMGLAKKGFYQNDGPGLCGDIRIADIGLRP; encoded by the coding sequence ATGCGCGAACCATTATTCCATAAACCAAAAAAATTACTGACAAAAAGCCAGGCAAGGGCGATTGATAAAAAAACCATTAATACTTACGGCATACCTGCCGCCATACTTATGGAAAACGCGGGCGTGGCAATTGCCGCGGCAGTTTTTGATATTATCCAAAAATCAGATAAAAATAAAGGTGCTGTATCTGTTTGTATATTTTGCGGCAAAGGCAATAATGGCGGCGACGGACTGGTATGCGCCAGGTATCTTTTAAGCGCGGGTTACGATGTTAACATATATCTTATGTGCCAAAAAGCGCAGGTTCGCGGTATTTCATATTTTAATCTGCTTGCCCTGAAACGGATAAACCGGAACATACATGAGATTTTAACGAGCCGCGATATTAATACCTTGAAAAAACCCGCTCATTCGGATATAATCATTGATGCCGTATTCGGGACGGGTTTTAACGGCAAGGCAGAAGGCATTTACAAAGATGTCATAACCCTTATCAATAAGAGCCCGGCATACACTATATCCGCGGACATCCCTTCGGGCCTGGATGCTGATTCAGGCAAAAAGCGCGCGGAAGCGGTAAAAGCCGATATGACCGTGACGATGGGTTTGGCGAAAAAAGGTTTTTATCAAAACGACGGGCCCGGCCTTTGCGGCGATATCAGGATAGCGGATATAGGCTTAAGGCCATGA
- a CDS encoding lipid-binding SYLF domain-containing protein, which translates to MKTVCGLFCALVMLLSIIAPCACADNASLNIKISEADDLIREIMQMPEQSIPSDLLSKAEGIVIFPSVLKGGFIFGARYGTGVALHRDKNTRKWSAPCFYRIAGGSWGLQIGGQIIDLVLVITNERGMKGLLQNNFTLGGDAAVSAGPVGRNAEASTDLFLKAGILSYSRSKGLFAGIALDGAVLSPIADANENYYKQSLTSYDILMANKVQPTAEGRALITTIEKYTK; encoded by the coding sequence ATGAAAACTGTATGCGGCTTGTTTTGCGCCTTGGTAATGTTATTGTCTATTATCGCGCCATGCGCCTGCGCTGATAATGCGAGTTTAAACATAAAAATCAGCGAGGCGGATGACCTGATACGCGAGATAATGCAAATGCCCGAACAGAGTATACCGTCAGATCTTTTATCAAAAGCCGAAGGCATAGTAATATTTCCGTCAGTCCTTAAGGGCGGATTTATATTCGGCGCAAGATATGGAACGGGAGTAGCCCTTCACAGGGACAAAAATACGCGTAAATGGAGCGCGCCGTGTTTTTACAGGATAGCGGGGGGCAGTTGGGGCCTCCAGATCGGCGGACAAATAATTGACCTGGTATTGGTCATAACAAATGAACGCGGTATGAAGGGCTTATTGCAAAATAATTTTACCCTTGGAGGTGACGCCGCGGTTTCAGCAGGCCCCGTCGGACGCAATGCCGAGGCAAGCACAGACCTGTTTCTTAAAGCCGGTATCCTGTCTTATTCAAGAAGCAAGGGGCTTTTCGCGGGTATTGCCCTTGACGGCGCTGTTCTCTCACCGATAGCGGACGCCAATGAAAACTATTACAAGCAATCACTTACCTCATATGATATTCTTATGGCAAATAAGGTCCAGCCTACGGCTGAAGGCCGCGCGCTGATTACGACCATTGAGAAATATACCAAATAA
- a CDS encoding DUF748 domain-containing protein produces MKAFFAICAIITALAIALGIYAYAERQKLLNAGLDRIIRASIPSYARIQELSLDMPNRLITAKGLTVANPYGFKNDIFLQIENISLSYEQTDSRNILSGITLKNIKASGVKVFLEKNSLGLFNAAKMEAVLNSKNHGKSAVGIWANITARAAGFFAPKIDINQLLRLEPVFDIDNGAVFFNDYFIDSEGYRASVEKISAKASAVLKRGGRDISSINFDGSGIINNEPGRILSLSAMYDFSKSHPVLNNNINIKNADIKSFGPYYDEFSPFIFHAGTVSGRLVINIDNELIDSSNELVFSNLELENKKNHGFNRFWPSGADDLYSYFSSEQGDILFDFKVKGAIDKPEFYLGPKTKQALAYMVIDKIAGVISGKDEEAEGEQPKEDESVLSRVINAIKGL; encoded by the coding sequence ATGAAGGCATTTTTCGCCATATGCGCGATTATCACAGCCCTTGCCATAGCTTTAGGCATTTATGCCTATGCCGAAAGGCAAAAATTGCTTAATGCCGGCCTGGACAGGATAATACGCGCGTCCATACCCAGCTATGCCCGGATACAGGAATTAAGCCTTGATATGCCAAATCGCTTGATTACTGCTAAAGGCCTTACGGTAGCCAATCCTTACGGGTTTAAAAACGATATTTTTCTACAGATAGAAAACATCAGTTTATCCTATGAGCAGACCGACAGCCGGAATATATTGAGCGGCATCACGCTAAAAAACATTAAGGCCTCGGGCGTAAAGGTGTTTCTTGAGAAAAACAGCTTAGGCCTGTTCAACGCCGCAAAAATGGAGGCTGTTTTAAATAGCAAAAACCACGGCAAGAGTGCCGTCGGAATATGGGCAAATATAACCGCCCGCGCGGCGGGCTTTTTTGCGCCTAAGATTGACATAAATCAGCTTTTGCGCCTGGAACCCGTCTTTGACATAGATAATGGCGCCGTTTTCTTTAACGATTATTTTATTGACAGCGAAGGCTATAGGGCCAGCGTGGAAAAGATAAGCGCGAAGGCAAGCGCGGTTTTAAAACGCGGGGGGCGTGATATAAGCTCAATTAATTTTGACGGGTCAGGCATTATAAACAACGAGCCGGGCCGGATACTATCGCTGTCGGCAATGTATGATTTTTCCAAATCTCATCCGGTATTAAACAATAATATAAATATAAAAAATGCCGATATAAAATCGTTCGGCCCTTATTATGATGAATTTTCTCCGTTCATATTTCACGCCGGCACAGTAAGCGGCAGGCTTGTGATCAATATTGATAATGAGCTCATAGATTCTTCAAATGAACTGGTATTTTCAAACCTTGAATTGGAAAATAAAAAAAACCACGGCTTCAACAGATTCTGGCCGTCCGGGGCGGATGACCTGTATAGTTATTTTTCTTCGGAACAAGGCGATATCCTTTTTGACTTTAAGGTAAAAGGCGCTATTGATAAGCCTGAATTTTACTTAGGCCCAAAAACAAAGCAGGCCCTGGCATACATGGTCATAGACAAAATAGCGGGCGTTATTTCGGGAAAGGACGAGGAGGCGGAAGGAGAACAGCCGAAGGAAGATGAATCCGTCTTGAGCCGTGTAATTAACGCCATAAAAGGCCTTTAA
- a CDS encoding nitroreductase family protein, with protein MQTFKAIKKRRSVREYAKKAVPRGLLKKLVDAARFAPTARGVEPWDFVIIQQQKTLDEISRLAPNGAFIKNAAAAIVVFSQDTKYYIEDCSAASENILLMASDSGIGACWIAGDKKDYAAVIERLLNCPKGHKLVSIISLGIPSKKQAPGKKKRALDSVIHWETF; from the coding sequence ATGCAGACATTTAAGGCGATAAAGAAAAGAAGAAGCGTCAGGGAATACGCCAAAAAGGCCGTCCCCCGCGGGCTTTTAAAAAAGCTTGTTGACGCGGCCAGGTTCGCGCCCACTGCCAGAGGCGTTGAGCCGTGGGACTTTGTGATAATCCAACAGCAAAAAACACTTGATGAAATATCACGGCTCGCGCCAAACGGAGCATTTATCAAAAACGCCGCCGCCGCTATTGTAGTATTTTCGCAAGACACCAAATACTATATTGAAGACTGCTCCGCCGCCAGTGAGAATATACTGCTTATGGCATCTGATTCCGGCATAGGGGCCTGCTGGATAGCCGGAGATAAAAAAGACTATGCCGCTGTTATTGAACGCCTCTTGAACTGCCCAAAAGGCCATAAACTGGTAAGCATCATATCGCTGGGTATTCCGTCCAAAAAACAAGCCCCGGGCAAAAAGAAAAGAGCCCTTGACAGCGTTATCCATTGGGAAACGTTTTAA
- a CDS encoding cation:proton antiporter — translation MNPVLAIGIIVVVGFICGELAQKAGLPRVTGFILAGILLNPDIMKFMPHAAAKATNLVINLALCFITFSIGGTLSLANLKKLGKGILWITILEAQFAFLFVTFGFLALTQLFLKGPGIGWFNTYIPFSILIGCIASPTDPTPALAITHEYNAKGDVTSTILGVSALDDAVGIMNFCIAMVLAGTFAMHTNFSLYQSIAVPAGIIAGSAGFGILFGLFLNAISIFLEKRPDGTLIAALLGLLTLCFGITESLKLDALLATMVMGVVAVNLNPIQQKIFKVLEQSTEELIFLMFFVVSGMQLNFSVIPTAMVLIIFFVAFRIMGKTAGTLCGAAAAKAGTNVKKYTSAGLIPYGGIVVGLGLLMKQEPAFSGFADIIIAVVIGGTILSEIIGSIFVKLSLKAAGEIS, via the coding sequence ATGAATCCGGTATTGGCAATCGGCATTATTGTTGTCGTCGGTTTTATTTGCGGCGAGCTGGCACAAAAGGCAGGCCTTCCAAGGGTCACGGGTTTTATATTGGCGGGCATATTGTTAAACCCGGACATAATGAAGTTTATGCCCCACGCGGCCGCGAAGGCGACTAATCTCGTCATAAACCTCGCTTTATGCTTCATAACGTTTTCCATCGGCGGGACACTGTCCCTGGCAAACCTTAAAAAGCTCGGAAAGGGCATACTCTGGATAACGATACTTGAAGCGCAGTTCGCTTTCCTTTTTGTCACATTCGGTTTCCTCGCGCTGACGCAATTGTTTTTAAAAGGGCCCGGCATAGGCTGGTTTAATACATATATACCTTTCAGCATACTGATAGGGTGTATAGCTTCGCCGACTGATCCTACGCCAGCGCTTGCCATAACGCATGAATACAATGCCAAAGGCGATGTTACGTCAACAATACTCGGCGTATCAGCACTGGATGACGCGGTCGGCATCATGAATTTCTGCATAGCCATGGTATTGGCAGGCACTTTTGCCATGCACACAAACTTCAGCCTGTATCAATCCATAGCGGTTCCTGCCGGCATAATCGCGGGTTCTGCGGGATTCGGAATACTCTTCGGGCTTTTTCTCAATGCCATATCCATATTCCTTGAGAAAAGGCCTGACGGCACTCTTATCGCCGCCCTTTTGGGCCTGTTAACGCTGTGCTTCGGGATCACGGAGTCATTAAAGCTTGACGCTTTGCTGGCAACAATGGTCATGGGAGTTGTCGCGGTGAATCTTAACCCGATACAGCAAAAGATATTCAAGGTCCTTGAGCAAAGCACGGAAGAGCTCATATTCCTGATGTTTTTCGTGGTAAGCGGCATGCAGTTGAACTTTTCCGTAATACCAACGGCCATGGTGCTGATAATATTTTTTGTCGCGTTCAGGATAATGGGAAAAACCGCCGGCACGCTTTGCGGAGCGGCCGCGGCCAAGGCAGGAACTAACGTAAAAAAATACACATCGGCAGGACTAATACCTTACGGCGGCATTGTAGTGGGCCTGGGGCTTTTAATGAAACAAGAACCGGCTTTTTCCGGATTCGCGGACATCATAATAGCCGTGGTAATCGGCGGCACCATACTCTCGGAAATAATCGGTTCAATTTTCGTCAAATTGTCACTTAAGGCGGCCGGGGAGATATCCTGA
- the nth gene encoding endonuclease III, with product MKNNSGAALIVKKLKAFFPKNKTSLIYRRPFELLVATILSAQSTDQTANRVSTKIFKKYKGIRDIAKANLREFQKDIYQSGFYRQKARNIIASAKLILKNFKGRVPRTMDELITLPGVGRKTANIILSSAFNVREGIAVDTHVKRISRRLGLSSNTDPVKIEQDLMRVLPRRYWLEFNYLLVNFGRAVCRAKRPLCVKCPVKSLCLEKNS from the coding sequence ATGAAAAATAACAGCGGGGCCGCGCTTATCGTAAAAAAGCTAAAGGCTTTTTTTCCAAAAAACAAGACATCGCTCATCTACCGCAGGCCGTTTGAACTTTTGGTCGCAACGATCTTATCAGCCCAGTCAACAGACCAAACAGCAAACAGGGTTTCTACAAAAATATTTAAAAAATACAAAGGCATTAGGGATATTGCCAAGGCAAACCTGCGCGAATTTCAAAAAGACATATATCAATCGGGATTTTACAGGCAAAAGGCGCGCAACATAATAGCGTCGGCAAAACTCATACTAAAGAATTTTAAAGGCCGTGTGCCACGGACAATGGATGAACTTATCACCCTGCCGGGGGTCGGCCGCAAGACAGCCAATATCATACTCTCAAGCGCCTTTAATGTCCGCGAGGGTATCGCGGTTGACACTCACGTAAAACGAATTTCGCGCCGTTTGGGGCTAAGCTCCAACACAGACCCTGTAAAAATAGAACAAGACCTTATGCGCGTCCTGCCGCGGCGATACTGGCTTGAATTCAACTATCTTTTGGTAAATTTCGGCCGCGCGGTATGCAGGGCAAAGCGCCCTTTGTGCGTAAAATGCCCTGTAAAAAGCCTGTGCCTGGAAAAAAATTCATGA
- a CDS encoding glycosyltransferase, producing MTGDKKPKLLMLYASAGAGHMQAAKALKAVCLENGYTGAEAIDILDYTPSYFKKFYKGSYLQIVKRIPELWGYLYDRSYKFKTPTITTRLHHAVGNMHLAPLLKYVKEFKPDGIIFTHFLGWDALGSLKSLKLFDIPFFCVVTDFAVHALWINKHVYKYYVASEGEKRLLRLHNIAENNILISGIPVSPLFAADYNKQVLREKLGIDQEAPCALMISGRYNLRGYEQLLESFKDVDDYCHIIVLAGKNKLLELKMKQIAKGLKNKKISVFGIVDNMHEFMAASDIVISKPGGLTTSEVLASKTLMAVIDPIPGQEQRNSDYLLESGVAIRIHDMETGGKKIADLLTNKRRLAIMRGHLEYVSKPRAAYDIIKDITAELALR from the coding sequence ATGACGGGTGATAAGAAACCAAAATTGCTTATGCTTTATGCCTCGGCAGGGGCAGGCCACATGCAGGCGGCAAAGGCCTTAAAAGCCGTATGCCTGGAAAACGGTTATACCGGCGCGGAGGCCATAGATATACTTGACTATACTCCGTCGTATTTTAAAAAATTCTATAAAGGCAGTTATCTTCAGATAGTAAAAAGAATACCGGAATTGTGGGGCTATCTTTATGACCGTTCTTATAAATTCAAAACGCCTACTATAACAACCCGCCTGCACCATGCTGTCGGCAATATGCATCTTGCCCCTTTGTTAAAATACGTAAAAGAGTTCAAGCCAGACGGTATCATATTCACGCATTTTTTGGGATGGGACGCGCTCGGAAGTTTAAAAAGCCTGAAACTGTTTGATATACCGTTTTTCTGCGTGGTAACCGATTTCGCCGTGCACGCCCTATGGATCAATAAACATGTTTATAAATACTACGTGGCAAGCGAGGGCGAAAAGAGGCTGTTAAGACTGCATAATATCGCGGAAAATAATATACTGATATCGGGCATACCTGTCAGCCCTTTGTTCGCGGCTGATTATAATAAGCAGGTCCTGCGCGAAAAATTGGGCATTGACCAGGAGGCGCCCTGCGCGCTTATGATAAGCGGCAGATATAACCTGCGCGGCTATGAACAACTGCTGGAATCTTTTAAGGATGTGGACGACTATTGCCATATAATAGTCCTGGCGGGAAAAAATAAATTACTTGAGCTTAAGATGAAACAAATTGCCAAGGGCTTAAAAAACAAAAAAATTTCCGTCTTCGGCATAGTTGACAATATGCATGAATTCATGGCAGCCTCTGATATCGTGATATCTAAGCCCGGCGGGCTTACCACATCCGAGGTTTTGGCAAGCAAGACTTTAATGGCTGTCATAGACCCTATACCCGGACAGGAACAAAGAAACTCCGATTATCTGCTTGAATCAGGCGTGGCCATAAGAATACACGATATGGAAACAGGCGGCAAAAAAATTGCCGACCTGCTCACCAATAAAAGAAGGCTGGCAATAATGCGCGGGCATTTAGAATACGTATCCAAACCCAGGGCGGCCTATGACATCATTAAAGACATAACCGCGGAGCTTGCCCTGCGATGA
- a CDS encoding M48 family metalloprotease, which translates to MAKKTKILFIGTVVLSGLLACGCATTFNPATGCNEAIFINTASETVIGKSAAAQIEQKYKISKDTSSISRLENIGKKVAAASDRRDLEYKFYLIEDKTLNAFTIPGGHVYIYRGLYDRLDDDQLAAVMGHEIGHVAARHIVKKMQASLGYQLLSTVALMAYTNNQDDKKSKQAGYAAYAGATAFNLVQLGYSRKDEYQADELAIKYTTGAGFDPDGMKRALEVLKSDEEKGISVAYILRSHPYIDERINRLKTGNTYSS; encoded by the coding sequence ATGGCAAAAAAAACAAAAATTCTTTTTATCGGCACGGTTGTTTTATCAGGGCTCCTGGCCTGCGGATGCGCGACGACGTTTAATCCCGCTACAGGGTGCAATGAGGCCATATTCATAAACACGGCATCGGAGACAGTCATAGGAAAAAGCGCGGCCGCGCAGATTGAACAAAAATATAAAATCAGCAAAGACACTTCTTCCATATCGCGCCTTGAGAATATAGGCAAAAAAGTGGCCGCGGCATCCGACAGAAGAGACCTTGAATATAAATTTTATCTTATAGAGGATAAAACGCTCAACGCCTTTACCATACCGGGCGGGCATGTGTATATTTACAGGGGCTTATATGACAGGCTTGACGACGATCAGCTTGCCGCTGTTATGGGCCACGAAATAGGCCATGTCGCGGCAAGGCATATCGTAAAAAAAATGCAGGCATCTTTGGGTTATCAACTGCTCTCAACGGTAGCGCTTATGGCATATACGAATAATCAGGATGATAAGAAAAGTAAGCAGGCAGGTTATGCCGCTTACGCGGGCGCGACCGCCTTTAACCTCGTCCAGTTAGGCTATAGCAGAAAAGATGAATACCAGGCCGATGAACTTGCCATAAAATATACCACGGGCGCGGGCTTTGACCCTGACGGCATGAAAAGGGCCCTTGAAGTGCTTAAGTCCGATGAAGAAAAAGGCATATCAGTCGCGTATATTTTGAGGTCTCACCCGTATATTGATGAACGTATTAACAGGCTTAAAACAGGCAATACATATTCATCTTAA
- a CDS encoding tail fiber domain-containing protein, whose amino-acid sequence MTKKFVFTIFPVLCLMLLTGAGVKAEETITLTTYYPAPYGEYDSLSVGSGYTASTTDGTLTVEGSVGIKTEAPNAPLVVYGGEGSYTAPNFGSTNRGAIQVRSLTSNTRNAITFSQSTADSAQAGIYVHQDNAAGTHMYLATTNSYATGPQARLTILNTGYVGIGTTSPAYPLHMASGAYCSAGGAWTNASDIAFKENITDLDYGLNEIMLIQPKKFTIKKDGSRQIGFIAQEMEQVVPEIVSGKDGEKGISYGNLNAVLVNAVKELQAQIDILKNEVTELRQKLDKQP is encoded by the coding sequence ATGACAAAAAAGTTCGTGTTTACGATATTTCCGGTATTATGCCTTATGCTTTTAACAGGCGCGGGCGTTAAGGCCGAAGAAACCATAACCTTGACCACTTATTATCCCGCCCCTTACGGCGAATACGACTCGCTTTCAGTAGGAAGCGGCTACACTGCTTCAACTACAGACGGGACGCTTACTGTTGAAGGCAGTGTCGGTATTAAGACAGAGGCACCGAACGCCCCGCTTGTAGTATATGGGGGAGAAGGCTCTTATACAGCTCCTAATTTCGGCAGTACCAACAGGGGCGCTATACAAGTGCGCAGTCTTACAAGCAATACAAGAAACGCCATAACATTCAGCCAGTCGACGGCAGACAGCGCGCAGGCAGGTATCTATGTCCACCAGGACAATGCCGCCGGCACGCATATGTATCTGGCAACAACAAATTCTTATGCCACAGGGCCGCAGGCAAGGCTTACAATACTTAATACCGGTTATGTCGGTATAGGGACAACAAGCCCGGCGTATCCTCTGCATATGGCAAGCGGGGCATACTGCAGTGCGGGCGGGGCATGGACAAACGCCTCTGATATAGCATTTAAAGAAAATATTACCGACTTGGATTACGGCCTTAATGAGATTATGCTGATACAGCCAAAAAAGTTCACCATAAAAAAAGACGGCTCCAGGCAAATCGGATTTATAGCGCAGGAAATGGAACAGGTAGTGCCTGAAATCGTAAGCGGAAAAGACGGTGAAAAAGGAATCTCTTACGGGAATTTGAACGCCGTCTTAGTCAATGCCGTAAAAGAACTTCAGGCGCAAATAGACATTTTAAAAAACGAAGTAACTGAATTAAGGCAAAAACTTGATAAACAGCCGTAA